A window of Miscanthus floridulus cultivar M001 chromosome 12, ASM1932011v1, whole genome shotgun sequence genomic DNA:
TCAGTGGAGGTGCAGCAGATCCTATTCTTGAGGCTGGGCATGGcggctgataatctataggataCCCCTTCTTGTCCAATCTTGGGGGATCAAATTCGGTGTCCTGAAAAAGGTCTGTTAGAACAGTTGGCAGGGGGATTCATCGAATAATTTTTTTGAAAaggaatggtaagttacctcactgtcagaagcaaactctccatccagagctatgcattTAGGATGGGCCGACCACAAAAGAGATGGcagtgtcattcttgccaccaagagtcaaaaaggttggaagtgaagttgactcttgtccagtcatgcaagcaaaaaaaagaaagatctgatcctagttgaaagactctgGAGGCTTTCAACACTTCACTGATACCCTCTCTTGGCTTCAGTATATTCTTAAAGAACAGTCGAGCAGGCAGTTGGccaagaccaaactgacgagctacaaaagaagggttgtaaaactcataggttggaaggttgcctgaaAGGAAGGAACATGTAGAtattttgccacgaccatgacaAAATTCCACTGGAATAACATAAGGTTTGATGAAGAAATTGAAGATTGCAGTCGTTTCGTCTGAGCAGCCTGAtttaaatcaaaatttgaatggaaaCCCAACTCATTGTTCTCATACTCATCATAAGATAGCCAAGTCAGGAtatctacatcaaaccctctataaatttTTTTGAAGAGATGGTCAACATCGatagcaattgttatggccgatgcagctttaccatagttcatgcactaatgggttcttccttctttgcctctgtattcctcatcaaaattagaggagggaaagctcaaattctagagatttgtccttacaatcttatgcatatacaagtttaaccacatttgtattagccaccaagggccactgatggtgtgcactgcttcattcttcagcagCTGAGCGGCCACCTAATGCATCAAGTGGTAAGCTGATCCCAACAGATATTTGCCAAGAGGAATTTCAGCGCCTACTGCTAGATGTTTTGCCATGAGTTTATAATTGTAAGTTGGACCATatgatgacccacagaagatgaatctttctaaccacatgttcagaaataccacatattctctttcgctaacagttgatccatctccaatatggttcagaatatagcttacccatcctatgcagtctgatattttggctaattttttGGATTCGGCACTTAAaaagtcataaggttgcattgattctgttattctaaggccgatcaacatataaacatcggtcaaagtgatggtcattgggccatgacaaaaAATAAAAGCATTTAGAGTGTTAGGGTTTCTTGACGGATAAAGTTAGATGGATTAGGATTACctataggcccaagaaaatagacattgagAGCAACAGCAGATGGAATTAAGATTTCGtttctcatttcctagaaaccagataAAATAAATTTAAGAAGAAAAGAAATGCAGGGTAGCGGCTGGTACTTGGAAAACGAGAACTTGGAaacatacctcagggacgtggtcgcTAGTCGCCATTGTAGCCAAAATAGATCTAAATCCAAGAAGGGTTACTTGAAGAACAGCTTGATGAAGCAGAGGATTTGATAGGTTGAGGCCTTAGCCGAGTGAGTTGGAGAAGATACTGTTGGGATATTGACTCGTATCGAGAAatcaggagtcacgcgtatatctcgAAATAAAATAGTTGCGACGTGGTAAATAGGTAAATAGgcattttggaataaaattatttttatcccaaaattgggaggcgtgtgtttacatcaaaatttgggaagaagaacacgggaactcgaagcttccaagattgtgtcaatcaaggaatcgattgcataaggatcaataTCAGTTGATTCAGATACAGCACTGGAATcatcgaatgacgtcagcagataacgataatgagCTATGGTTGACGTCGGAAAATATATGTCgggctctacaaaaaggaaaagattagggtccaagttatcttaagttagaaatgtttccttttataccaaagatcgtaatgagtcgtacttaagtaggattcatgcttaggctccgggtataaatattggaccccgactattgtaaaaaagacatccaatcaatcaatacaagttactttttcgactttacgccaacccttaggagtagaagtcatgtagatctcgatgagttcttcaacaagcagggctgcatcggtccgaccgactttcgacttgtctataagtaccgtcatggcttatacttttgtttgtatggttgcatcggttaagttcgacctccactatgaactctagtataagctagttatcgaatcttatctagttcaagtacggctgcatcggttaagttcgacctccactgctcaaattagattaaggtcaagttatcggctctgccTAAGGGTGACattcttcgggtagattcattaagttacagaTCTTACTGAGATTCTTATTAttattagttttcagcaacatcTATCTTCCCGATCAAGATcgacctcatatccttttagtccgtcgtttgctttgttatAACACGATGTTTCTTACATTGAGCGACGAGTTATGTTTCATCGattgttctactttgatcttgatcatacatagtacgtggttaaggcatgtctaatcttaagaaggtttgctggctagttaaatctggtctatagttcgctattatggctataactATTCGGTCGATCCCTACCGAtagcactttagatcggaggatgttagttggtagatttgttttcgaTCAGATGTGACCTTGGCCGTTTGCTATGcccgcatcggctaaatagccaatcgcctatgctttaacgcatACAGTGTGTCTCTaagattctgttaaatgtgaatagatttaTTTACTTTAaatgtttgatttgttgtctttatcacggctgccatcgatccggtcagaACCACACTATTAGAGATAACAGGTCAAGTCTGATAAGTTCGTATATTTgcccatattaaatagtcgattgttcacatgttgtagtccattttcacctgaatcagctatttcagTCGATTCGCTCGAGCTTTcgcacatatagcatgtcttccGGAAAGTCTGTCAATGCATGGATGGTTTTAcgaattcttcggttttagtttgttttatcatcatagctgtcatcgatccgatcgaacctcactattgatggtaatagattagattcagatcgttcatagatccatttgtactaaatagtcgatttgttcgcatgttatatcttttctcgttagattcatcggctcaatgctttacaccggtaatacccacctagctaatgattttacttatatctgCGTGCAATATGCTTGTCAACATATAATCAATCATAACCCACGAGCTTTATAGTccataacagccgatttcttcgcgtatcggccgtttagtcgattttcccgtttggctgctcccgaagcggcacacttgaaactgtatgggcaaaaccggcatgttgaaaggtccttgtttggttttggtaattgagtgtcaacttaggtggactaattgtgtttatgtgagatacacaggtgattagtccacaagtacatgtgtatgagcaacatatgccatagaggtgaaaatggtttggagatgttgcaaagctcacacatgtgatgttgaaggagcttattgcacatgagacatgacattgagtcatgtgatcaaggtggaaaagatcaagacaagacttggcttgatggaccggttgcaagcgtgaagggcaagtcaaaggctttggagtgatggaccgcgtggcggtgaagcttgagcaagacttggtgccgatagacgatggcaacggtgaagagcaagtgaagtcaagatcgatgaaccaatataatcacgtgatgatatgaagtggatcatatcattgttgatcgtgttggtgcatgtgttgcatcgacattggaggagatggaatggaatgcgcaaggcaaaagtataacctagggcatttcatttcaccggtcataggtgtgtagagaagtttatgatcggatttaggatagatggccatactatcaagaggggcaaacttgtttgcatattggtcatctagtgccactcgagtgatctaactttgcattgtcgctaggatcgagtggcgtggcaagttgagtggctaacatcctttggaaaatgattgtgaaaatgctaacacacttacacatggtggcgTACACGCGgcactttcgggaaaatggaatgcctattttctattgcgccggatgcaaattcttggtggttagcacattggagcaagggtgaagaagttagaagtgaaaacgagttgatcgtgaagacgctggcgtcggtcaactgaccggatgctgggtctgaaagcaccggacactggttggctgcgtccggtcaggctgacgtacggtgacgcagaagctggagtgtgaccggacgctggctgcgtccgatcaggtgtgaccggacgtgttcggtcgaggtcggtaccttactagaaacgaccggacgctgggggttcagcgtccggtcagttgaaagctgctgcgtccggtcaggtcaagtgaccgttggaatcgggacacgtggtcgtctgcgagcgaccggagcgtccggtcggcccgaccgttgcccagtgaagaggtaacggctagtttagcccttggggctataaatagaagtggccttcggccatgactggtgtggagcaccttgggggactttgtatccatgcttgagagtgcttaggagccctccatctcacacatacttgatagcgatcatctgattgtgtgagtgagcgattctagtgcgattgtatcgtgaggttgcatcgagtggcactaggtgatcgagttgcaagccgatgatgcttattactcttggaggttgtcacctcctagacggcttggtagtagtctccgtcgaagcgcgcaagaagcttgtgcggcgctccggagaagtgcttgtgaggggcattgtgctcgccccgtgggagccgcgaagagcaactctagtaaagcgtgtcattgagctaccctcactcaaggggtaggttcttgcggcgcctgacgtgcgggcttagcgggtgatgctaattagccgccgaaccaccaagtgagcggtcgacacaacggggactagcgtgttggcaaacacgtgaacctcgggagaaaaattatcgtgtcaaccttattcttcccgttggtttacatccccattacacaagcttgcaattacttttatacatattaagcttgtgtagttgctcttgtaattagatagcttgtgtagcttgctaattaccttcttgcttgtgtagcatagaagtagctcccttgcgtggctaatttggttttagtaaccttgttagtcacattgctttgtttgtgtagctaagtatttgcgctctctaattaggcattggttgccttgttattgagcattgctagtgagcttagttagctttgtgcttttgcttactagcatgtgtagaagctcccttgttgcttaaagtgctagtggcatatgtttgtgtaaccttgctcttagaattgtttaggagatcTCTAGCTAGcacggcacctttgttgcataattgttatctttgcaaggtgctagtgaacatatatagtggggtatagtcttggatAGATCGAtatttttaattccgcatttgtatcggttagccgacgcgattaagttttagaaaagattattcaccctccctctggtcgccatctcgacccttcatatGTTTcgtcttaaattactgataaattttctctcattgtcaattgtAGGTTAAATCGACTGTCacacctcgggagaaaatcgtagGATCGGCTAAACCTGTGTTAAagtcaagcggatctccagctttACTTCATCGATCCTTCTGGCTTACCGTGTACCAGACGTATCTCCACGTTTTTACGCATCTCCACGTTTTTACGCCGACACTTGCCTTCAATCCCATCCGACGAGTGACGGTTCTGCTTCAATTTTCCTATATATACACATTTCCTATATGCTACAATGCCTGGACAGGTTCTTTCCAGACGACAGATTCAAATTCAGGATGGGGGTTTGAGGGAAAACCTTGTGGCCTTAACAAAGGGCCTAGGATGACACACGTAAAGAAGATGACTGGATGTTTAAGCCATACGATTAAGATCTGATGGTCGTGATTCGTTGCCTTAGAGGCCCTGTTTGGCTTACCCATATTCAatttattcggcttctttttttagccgaaacTCTCACAATAATTTAACCAGAATAGtattgttcggcttctttttttagccggaacaatatttttctctcacaataatttaaccagaatagtatttttcagtcagtttcggCCGAACGAGGCCAGAGAAACACAAAAAAACAGGCACCTAACCATAACAGTTCCCATATTTATATACCCTATAAACGTCAAAACAAATTCCAATATGAAGCATCTAGTAGAGATTTAGACTTGAAATTATGGAACTCACGTCAAAATAAATTCCAATACGACATCTACTTAGTAgagattgaaacttgaaattatGGAACTCTATCCATGACAAATACCCTAAACGTCAAAATAAATTCCAATACGACATCTACTTAGTAgagattgaaacttgaaattatGGAACTCCATCCATGACAAATACCCTTTAATCAGAGGTGATCATAGCTACTTATTTACAGAGGATTCATGGGACGATAAGTAAGCTTAGATACAATACAATCTGAACGCTTGTCTTGATCGAATTTTGGAAAAGAACTGGACGCAGAGTCAGAAAAGCTCCGGGTGGTCCCATCCCTCCCCAAATAGATGATCCTGATGTCCGGACGAGCTCATGCGGTGTTCAGCTTGGCGAGGGTGCGCTTCAAGGCCTTCACACTCAGTGGGCTGTTCTTGCTCTGCTTAGTTTAAACAAAGAGATAGTTTAATATGTAACTGCCTGCTACTTTATGGTTAAATCAGGATTAACACAAACAACACTGGGCTATTGCTCTTCTCAATTTAAACAAAGGGATAGTTAACTGCCTGCTATTATGTTTAAATCATGATAAAAACAAATAACACTGTAAAacgccttgtttggatgcatgtgtatgcaCTTCAATCCACATGGGTTGGGGTGGATtggaatggaacttagtttaattccacttcaatccacttcaacacatgtggatttgagtgaatacatgcgcatccaaacaagacctaagtATATGTACTGAAAAGATATCTCTTTCGGTTTAGTTCATGCATGTTGTTAGTATACTAGTATGGTCAAATCATGATAAGCACAAACAACATGATATAACCCCAAGTGTAGTTAGCTCAGCACAGCAGTATAGTTAGCTCAGCATCGGAAGAGTGCAACCTAAAGAAGGCCGTAAATAAGTGCAACCTAAAAAGAAGGCCGTAGATATCAGTGTCGCCGTGAAACATTAAGCAAGGAGCAAAGAGTTTACCACTGAGCAAGTTCCAGCCCTAATGTTGCAGACAGGGTAGTCCGGCGGGCAGCAGCTAGCGTGATCCTTGCAGCAGGTGGCACCTTCAATCGGGCAGCAACCCCAGACCAAGCACATGTTCCTGAAGCCAAATGCACAGCAGCAGGTGCTGCCTGCTGAGCAGACGAAGTTCTCATCGCAGACATGGTCAGGGGCAACTGGGGGAGGCGGTGTTGGAGGGGTTGGAGATGGCTTGGGAGGGTTTGCGCCCTTCTTAGTAGGGTAGGATGCCATCATAGCAATTCCACACTTCCCAGTGGTGGCATTGATGTTCCGCTCCATACGGATATAACCAGCCTCACCCCACTTTGGACCCCATGAGTTGCGGACAATCCAGTAGTCCTTGCCATTCTCAGTGCCATAACCGACGGCGACGACACCGTGGTCAAGGTTTGTGGTGCAACTTCCGCTGAAGACACCCTAATAGAAATCAAAGACAAGTTAAAGAACACAGCAGCCAAACTTTGCTGGGCCATAACATAGGCTGCTAACTACAGCAAGTTTATTTACCGATTTGTAAAGCTGGAACTCCCGGCCACCAGCCTCAATGGCAACGCTAACTGGCTGGTGAGCAACTGCCTTCTGTAATGATTTCTCATCATTTTCAGGCACATCTTCAAAGCCATCAATGCTCACAACCTTGGCATTTTTCTGCAGCGACCAATGCATAAATATGAACGTGAGTTTACCAGCAACCGCATCGTAGAGAACCATACAAAGGGGGCTAGACAATGTACCCTGTTGATGTCGCACTTTCCATCCACAGCTTTGTAAGGGTAATCATCTTCAGTATCAATGCCTCCGTTCTTTGTGATGAAGTCAAAGGCGGCATCCATAAGCCCACCATTGCAGCCACTGTTTCCTCCATCGGTAGAGCAATCTACAAGCTCCTGCTCGGACAACGTCACCATCTCACCAGTAACAATTTTGTTAATGCTCTCTACTGAGCTTACTGCAGAGAAAGCCCAGCAACTTCCTGCACACCATAATTCGACAATAACAAATTATGAACAATAGAAATAGTCTCCTTCCCAGACTGTGTAAGCTGATAGTACTGACTTTATACATATGAAGAGCGTGCAGCCTGATCCCACATGTACGCTACCAGGATAACATAGATAAACTGTGATATTTAATCGAATAATTTGCGTTACAGTGTTTGCCTTTTTTAATCCCTGTGGGCAAGCAACCATAGTtgttttgattattgcaagagacaAGATCATAGGTGGTCTCAGCAGGCTACAAGAACCACAGGTTCGATAATAATACAAAGAACAGACTTCTCAAGTACAGTGCTACCAACAGAACATGCTGAGCATATATGACACGCATGTGACAGCGCAAAGAACCCCAAAATAGGTTTGATGCAAAATCTGCTTAACTAATATACCTTCAAAAAGAAAGTCTGGTTAAGGTCCTCTAGCATCTGACCTGTAGATACAACTAACAGGATCTTCGATGGAAAGACGACAACAAAAACAATCCTAAAAGAGTAGTCTTACACCAGAAAAGCAATTTGGAAGATAGCTAAACTGTAACTCTCAAAATAGGGAAAGCACAGCACGCAGGGCAGGTCCAATAAACGGTGGGGCTAGTTCCGTCCTAATTACCACACAGCACGACCCATAGTCATTTCTTCGTCCAGAAGAAAAGAACCACGAAAACAAGCCCCTTCTGTACGGTTCATCTAACCgtcgaaaaaaaaaatccaagcaAAGGTGAACCAGCTACTTCAATGTTCATATTCCGAACGACTGATGTTGATTAAATCACAACGAAAAGAAACAACTTCACTGCAGATTTTCAGACTACTGTTgtgatagaaaaaaaaaatccgcaAAATTGTGTACTTAACGAAACCATCGGTCAGAGATCTGCAGAGCTTTGCAAATGTTAAAAGGCCAGATTCATATGAACCCTAAAAGATCAATGCAAAACTGGCCTGTTCAGATCCGAAGTTAGCGTCAACAAACTGAGGAACCGCATCTGTTCTGTTCGATAGTAAGAATTGATCGACAGTTCGACAAGTTAATAAGCCGAAGAAAAGAGTCGAAGTTCCTCACCGCATTGCCCCTGGTTCTTGACGGGCGCAACGGCGCCCTTCTCCCTCCAGTCGACGCTCTCGGGCAGCTCCTCGGCTCCGCCATGGCGGTACCTCTCCCCGACGACGGTTCCACTCCGGTCGGCGGGGATCCGGGCGCCAAGGTAGGCGGCGCGGAACTCGTCGTTGGTGAGATCGGCGAACTGGTTCATCCCGAGGCGGAACCCGTGCTCCCCGGCGCGCTCGTTGTGCGCGTCGACGAAGCGGAGGTTGTCCCAGAACACGCGGAAGCGGCGGTCGTGCTCGCCGAGCGCGTTGTAGGCGCGGCCGTGCtcggcgagccagagctcgtAGAGCGCCCGGACCTCCGCCTCCGTCCGCTCCAGCCCCCGCGCGCCGTGCTCCTCGTTGTAGGAGATGATGGACATGCCGCCGGGCGCCGCGGAGGCGGCACCGGCGACGGCGAGGAAAaggacggcgaggaggaggaggccgaggccccGGCCCAGTGCAGccatagcggcggcggcggcggtggacgtgACGAGACGAGCGTCCCTTTCTTTCTGTATCAGTGTATCCCTACGCTTTTTTTTTTCCCTGTTCCTTTCTTTTGGATTTTGGTTTTTTTGGTGTGGGCTCTTCGGGGCTCGGCGCGCCGTTCGATTTATAGGCACGGAACGGAGAGTTTGGGTCGGTTTGGCCGCTGGGGACATCAAAGTTGTAATCTTTTTTTGTTAGCGAATATTAAAGTCCTAATCTTTTTTGCTGTGGATGGAGTCCTGGATCCTGATCGAAGGGCGGACGGAGGAGGGAGGAAGCAGCGTCGTCGATGCCTTCGTTCTCCGGACCAGAAAGAATTCGGCACTAGGCTGATGTTCGGATAAGAGCTTCTATGCTGTCATCGTTAACATGGGTATAGttttaggggtgtttggttctcctCTTAAactttaggccctgtttagattccaaaatttTTCATCACAAagtgtcatatcgaatcttgcgacatatacatggagtactaaatgtagacgaaaaacaaaattAATTGCACAATTAGGtgaaaaatcgcgagacgaaactttcgaatctaattagtccataattagacactaattgccaaatacaaacgaaagtgctacagtagccaaaaccaaaaaatttTGCCACCTAAACCGCCCTTAGTCGATGTGTcgtcggatgtttgacacatgtatgaagtattaaatatagactaattacgaaactaattgtacaacttgcgactaatttgcgagacgaatcttttaagcctaattagtccatgatttaacaatgcagtgctacagtaaacatatgataATGccaaattaattaggcttaataaattcgtctcgtgaagtactgacagattctgtaatttatttattttattagtattcaaacaCCATATGCATCACCCTCAcatgacacctcctaaattttagtcaccgaatccaaacacccccttatataCCCGAGACTATATGATGCTGGTCTTTATACCCTATACTGCTACTAGGACAGAAGAGGTGTGGCTTAATTTATTCTCTATTTATTTATTAGTTGTGATGGGTTAAAAATTGTATTTCGGTATTAATCTAATAATAGTATTCATAATAATGCATCATAAACATTAGTAGTTGTTTTATATAATTGCTTGAACTTGGAATTGTTTGAGTCGTTAGAAGTAAGAAGAAGACTTTCATTTCATTGTTTTTGGACGGAGGGAGAGGTGTTCGATCGGAGGAGAACTCTCATCGTAACATGGGTGtattttttttgggaaaaatcATTAACATGGGTGAACATGCGGAAGATTCTGTGGAATATGGACAGATGGTATTGTACGTAGACTAGTAGTAGGGTCGTATCCATCTATTCTGGTAGTTGTGGTGGTAGTCTGGTCTCACAGAGGTATAGAGCTAGCTTCATGGACCTGGACCGGCCGACGACGTAGCAGCCACCTTTCACGAACGCCGAATGGGGGACGAccgtcagcctgttcggttggctgtggcttgtcataaatgatcgtaaatttttagtcggaacaatatttttctctcacataaaccaaccaacagtacttttttataaatcagcaacgatacgaaccagccaattgCAGCTCCGGCTGCGAGAACCGTGGCAACTTCCGCTGCGGGCAA
This region includes:
- the LOC136497920 gene encoding oryzain beta chain-like → MAALGRGLGLLLLAVLFLAVAGAASAAPGGMSIISYNEEHGARGLERTEAEVRALYELWLAEHGRAYNALGEHDRRFRVFWDNLRFVDAHNERAGEHGFRLGMNQFADLTNDEFRAAYLGARIPADRSGTVVGERYRHGGAEELPESVDWREKGAVAPVKNQGQCGSCWAFSAVSSVESINKIVTGEMVTLSEQELVDCSTDGGNSGCNGGLMDAAFDFITKNGGIDTEDDYPYKAVDGKCDINRKNAKVVSIDGFEDVPENDEKSLQKAVAHQPVSVAIEAGGREFQLYKSGVFSGSCTTNLDHGVVAVGYGTENGKDYWIVRNSWGPKWGEAGYIRMERNINATTGKCGIAMMASYPTKKGANPPKPSPTPPTPPPPVAPDHVCDENFVCSAGSTCCCAFGFRNMCLVWGCCPIEGATCCKDHASCCPPDYPVCNIRAGTCSVSKNSPLSVKALKRTLAKLNTA